The Pyrus communis chromosome 2, drPyrComm1.1, whole genome shotgun sequence genome includes a window with the following:
- the LOC137726186 gene encoding anaerobic nitrite reductase HBII-like, which produces MEGKVFTEEQETLVVKSWGVMKQNAADLGLKFFLKIFEIAPSAQKLFSFLRDSNIPLEKNPKLKPHAMSVFVMTCESAVQLRKAGKVTVRESTLKRLGGVHFKSGVVDEHYEVTKFALLETIKEAVPEMWSPEMKNAWGEAYDQLVTAIKSEMKPPLN; this is translated from the exons ATGGAAGGCAAAGTTTTCACAGAAGAACAGGAAACACTGGTGGTGAAGTCATGGGGTGTGATGAAGCAGAATGCTGCTGATTTGGGCCTTAAGTTCTTCTTGAA GATCTTTGAAATTGCACCATCAGCTCAGAAGCTGTTCTCTTTCTTGAGGGACTCTAATATTCCTCTTGAGAAGAACCCAAAGCTCAAGCCTCATGCCATGTCTGTATTTGTTATG ACTTGTGAATCAGCAGTTCAACTCAGGAAAGCAGGCAAGGTTACAGTGAGAGAGTCAACCTTGAAAAGATTAGGTGGTGTCCACTTCAAGTCTGGAGTGGTAGATGAACATTATGAG gtGACCAAGTTCGCATTGTTGGAAACCATAAAGGAGGCCGTACCGGAAATGTGGTCACCGGAGATGAAGAATGCATGGGGAGAAGCTTATGATCAGTTGGTTACTGCTATAAAATCAGAAATGAAGCCTCCCCTTAATTAG